One window of Burkholderia thailandensis E264 genomic DNA carries:
- a CDS encoding histone H1-like DNA-binding protein, with protein sequence MALAKKKPAAKKAAVKKVAAKKAAPAKKAAVKKVAAKKVAVKKVAAKKAAPAKKVAAKKVAAKKAPAKKVAAKKVAVKKVAAKKVAAKKVAAKKVAAKKAPAKKAAAKKVAVKKVAAKKAAPAKKAAAKKAAPAKKAAAKKAAPAKKAAAKKAAPKKAVVKKAAPATTASTASVAPASGVKTALNPAAAWPFPTGSRP encoded by the coding sequence ATGGCACTTGCCAAGAAGAAACCGGCGGCCAAGAAGGCTGCCGTGAAGAAGGTCGCTGCTAAGAAGGCTGCACCGGCGAAGAAGGCAGCGGTGAAGAAGGTTGCTGCGAAGAAGGTCGCCGTGAAGAAGGTTGCGGCGAAGAAGGCAGCCCCGGCGAAGAAGGTTGCAGCGAAGAAGGTTGCAGCGAAGAAGGCGCCGGCGAAGAAGGTTGCTGCGAAGAAAGTCGCCGTGAAGAAGGTCGCGGCGAAGAAGGTCGCGGCGAAGAAGGTTGCAGCGAAGAAGGTTGCAGCGAAGAAGGCGCCGGCGAAGAAGGCTGCCGCGAAGAAAGTCGCCGTGAAGAAGGTCGCGGCGAAGAAGGCCGCGCCGGCGAAGAAGGCTGCCGCCAAGAAGGCTGCGCCCGCGAAGAAGGCTGCAGCCAAGAAGGCCGCGCCCGCGAAGAAGGCTGCCGCGAAGAAGGCTGCGCCGAAGAAGGCTGTCGTGAAGAAGGCTGCGCCGGCTACGACGGCGTCGACGGCATCGGTTGCTCCGGCATCGGGCGTGAAGACCGCGCTCAACCCGGCAGCGGCATGGCCGTTCCCGACCGGCAGCCGTCCGTAA
- a CDS encoding glycine zipper 2TM domain-containing protein: protein MLTRKTLTLAAMLTATVTLAGCFTPPGSADVYSVGQAQREQTVRMGTVESVRAVRIQGDGGGSALGTLGGGALGAVAGSAIGGGRGSVLTAIAGGIAGAVAGNAVGQGLSSANGVEITVRLDNGDLRSITQAATPEVFRAGERVRLLSSGGVTRVTH, encoded by the coding sequence ATGTTGACCAGGAAAACCCTCACGCTCGCCGCGATGCTGACCGCGACGGTGACGCTCGCAGGCTGCTTCACGCCGCCGGGTTCCGCCGACGTTTATAGCGTCGGCCAGGCGCAGCGCGAACAGACCGTGCGGATGGGCACGGTCGAAAGCGTCCGCGCGGTTCGGATTCAGGGCGACGGCGGCGGCAGCGCGCTCGGCACGCTCGGCGGCGGCGCGCTCGGCGCGGTCGCTGGCAGCGCGATCGGCGGTGGACGCGGCTCGGTGCTGACCGCGATCGCGGGCGGTATCGCCGGCGCGGTGGCCGGCAACGCGGTCGGCCAGGGCCTCAGCTCGGCGAACGGCGTCGAAATCACCGTGCGTCTCGACAACGGCGATCTGCGCTCGATCACGCAAGCGGCAACGCCCGAAGTGTTCCGCGCGGGCGAACGCGTGCGACTGCTGTCGAGCGGCGGCGTGACTCGCGTCACGCACTGA
- a CDS encoding carbohydrate kinase family protein, with protein MATLICGSIAYDNIMTFEGRFREHILPDQVHLINLSFLVPTMRREFGGCAGNIAYALNLLGGDARMMGTLGAVDAQPYLDRMDALGLSREYVRVLPDTYSAQAMITTDLDNNQITAFHPGAMMQSHVNHAGEAKDIKLAIVGPDGFQGMVQHTEELAQAGVPFIFDPGQGLPLFDGATLRRSIELATYIAVNDYEAKLVCDKTGWSEDEIASRVQALIITRGEHGATIRHRDGTEQIPAVRAERVIDPTGCGDAFRGGLLYGIEHGFDWATAGRLASLMGALKIAHQGPQTYAPTRAEIDARFETAFGYRPK; from the coding sequence TTGGCTACGCTGATTTGCGGTTCGATCGCCTACGACAACATCATGACCTTCGAAGGGCGCTTTCGCGAGCACATCCTGCCCGACCAGGTGCACCTCATCAATCTGAGCTTCCTCGTGCCGACGATGCGTCGCGAATTCGGCGGCTGCGCGGGCAACATCGCGTACGCACTGAATCTGCTTGGCGGCGACGCGCGGATGATGGGCACGCTCGGCGCGGTCGATGCGCAACCGTACCTCGATCGCATGGATGCGCTCGGCCTGTCGCGCGAGTACGTGCGCGTGCTGCCCGACACGTATTCGGCGCAGGCGATGATCACGACCGATCTCGACAACAACCAGATCACCGCCTTCCACCCGGGCGCGATGATGCAGTCGCACGTGAATCACGCCGGCGAGGCGAAGGACATCAAGCTCGCGATCGTCGGCCCGGACGGCTTCCAGGGGATGGTCCAGCACACCGAGGAGCTCGCACAGGCGGGCGTGCCGTTCATCTTCGATCCGGGCCAGGGCTTGCCGCTCTTCGACGGCGCCACCTTGCGCCGCAGCATTGAACTTGCGACTTACATTGCTGTCAACGACTACGAAGCGAAGCTGGTGTGCGACAAGACGGGCTGGTCCGAAGACGAAATCGCCAGCCGAGTTCAGGCGCTCATCATCACGCGCGGCGAGCACGGCGCGACGATCCGTCACCGCGACGGCACCGAGCAGATTCCGGCCGTTCGTGCGGAACGGGTCATCGATCCGACCGGCTGCGGCGACGCGTTCCGCGGCGGCTTGCTGTATGGGATCGAGCACGGCTTCGACTGGGCGACGGCCGGGCGCCTCGCGAGCCTGATGGGCGCACTGAAGATCGCGCACCAGGGTCCGCAAACGTACGCGCCGACCCGCGCGGAAATCGATGCGCGCTTCGAGACCGCGTTCGGCTATCGTCCGAAGTGA
- the tpx gene encoding thiol peroxidase — protein MSKVTLGGNPIDIAGTFPTVGSQAPDFKLVGKDLADVSLATFAGKRKVLNIVPSLDTPTCATSTRKFNEAASKLDNTVVVVVSADLPFAATRFCTTEGLANVVTASTFRGGRAFADAYGVNVTSGPLDGLTARAVVVIDENNKVTHTELVGEIKNEPNYDAALAALK, from the coding sequence ATGAGCAAAGTCACGCTGGGTGGCAACCCGATCGACATCGCCGGCACGTTCCCGACGGTCGGCTCGCAGGCCCCCGACTTCAAGCTGGTCGGCAAGGACCTCGCCGACGTGTCGCTCGCGACCTTCGCGGGCAAGCGCAAGGTGCTGAACATCGTCCCGAGCCTCGACACGCCGACCTGCGCGACGTCGACCCGCAAGTTCAACGAAGCGGCGAGCAAGCTCGACAACACGGTCGTCGTCGTCGTGTCGGCGGACCTGCCGTTCGCCGCAACCCGCTTCTGCACGACAGAGGGCCTCGCGAACGTCGTCACCGCATCGACGTTCCGCGGCGGCCGCGCGTTCGCCGACGCGTACGGCGTGAACGTGACGAGCGGCCCGCTCGACGGCCTGACCGCACGCGCGGTCGTCGTGATCGACGAGAACAATAAGGTGACGCACACCGAGCTCGTCGGCGAGATCAAGAACGAGCCGAACTACGACGCCGCGCTCGCCGCACTGAAATAA
- a CDS encoding DUF3426 domain-containing protein — protein sequence MLLATRCPHCETVFRLQREQLALHDGLVRCGHCRQVFDAARALVPAEPEAAAAQAAPHAPEQQPAPPRRLFDATSPDRRPLEAGHRDFAPGAWDMWAPWLDGAVDPKLQMTSTSVSTASDGAVATSAAADEARNAESDAPTQQARKASDTQAALAPRPGERTTHASPETGTGAHAARTSEADPPAAGAREFPPPPPPTLDLDRSATAKREPDAARASAPPPRDAVEPVLASPADAAAALDRALHDHEPHFGAAAPSRASAEPFAAAPDADNREHFAMTRETRTNAARGGFARALGVSIAFALAALLAAQLAWWQRETITIYWPSTEPLFKQACATLGCTVTPPRAIDGLRLDASDLRQLDGPRLLELKVPLTNRYRVALAYPSIELTLLDEANNITARRVLAPRDYVRPGTRVEAGMPAGATQTMIVRIDTDGVAASNFRVQIFYP from the coding sequence ATGCTCCTCGCGACGCGCTGCCCTCACTGTGAAACCGTCTTCCGCCTGCAACGGGAACAGCTTGCGCTGCACGACGGTCTCGTGCGCTGCGGCCATTGCCGGCAAGTGTTCGACGCGGCGCGCGCGCTCGTGCCCGCCGAACCGGAAGCGGCCGCTGCGCAAGCAGCGCCGCATGCGCCGGAGCAGCAGCCGGCGCCGCCCCGGCGCCTGTTCGACGCGACCTCTCCCGATCGCCGTCCGCTCGAAGCCGGTCATCGCGATTTCGCACCGGGCGCCTGGGACATGTGGGCGCCCTGGCTCGACGGCGCGGTCGATCCGAAACTGCAGATGACGAGCACGAGCGTCAGCACCGCCTCCGACGGCGCGGTCGCGACATCCGCCGCCGCGGACGAAGCGCGCAACGCCGAATCCGATGCGCCCACGCAGCAAGCGCGCAAAGCGTCCGATACGCAAGCCGCACTTGCGCCTCGGCCCGGCGAGCGCACGACACACGCGTCGCCCGAAACCGGCACCGGTGCGCACGCCGCCCGAACGTCCGAAGCCGATCCGCCCGCCGCCGGCGCGCGTGAATTTCCTCCGCCGCCGCCCCCGACGCTCGATCTCGATCGAAGCGCCACCGCGAAGCGCGAGCCCGACGCCGCGCGCGCGTCCGCCCCGCCGCCCCGCGACGCGGTCGAACCCGTGCTCGCATCGCCCGCGGACGCAGCAGCGGCGCTTGACCGCGCCCTCCATGATCACGAGCCGCACTTCGGCGCGGCGGCGCCGTCCCGAGCGAGCGCCGAACCGTTCGCCGCGGCGCCCGACGCCGACAACCGAGAGCATTTCGCGATGACCCGCGAAACGCGGACGAACGCCGCACGCGGCGGCTTCGCGCGCGCGCTCGGCGTGAGCATCGCATTCGCGCTCGCTGCGCTGCTCGCCGCGCAGCTTGCGTGGTGGCAGCGCGAAACGATCACGATCTACTGGCCGTCGACCGAGCCGCTCTTCAAGCAGGCGTGCGCGACGCTCGGCTGCACGGTCACGCCGCCGCGCGCGATCGACGGCCTGCGGCTCGACGCGTCCGACCTGCGCCAGCTCGACGGTCCGCGCCTTCTCGAGCTGAAGGTGCCGCTCACGAACCGCTACCGCGTCGCGCTCGCCTATCCGTCGATCGAGCTCACGCTGCTCGACGAAGCGAACAACATCACCGCGCGCCGCGTGCTCGCGCCGCGCGATTACGTGCGTCCCGGCACGCGCGTCGAAGCGGGCATGCCCGCCGGCGCGACCCAGACGATGATCGTGCGGATCGATACGGACGGCGTCGCCGCGTCGAACTTCCGCGTCCAGATCTTTTATCCGTAA
- the prmA gene encoding 50S ribosomal protein L11 methyltransferase — protein sequence MSYRELVAELPREHAEALSDALVELGALSVSVEDADADTPDEQPLFGEPGLVPERTAWQHSRVIALVDAAQDPAVLLAAAANEAGLAETPRFELREVEEQDWVRLTQSQFDPIHIGEKIWVVPSWHDAPEPDALVLELDPGLAFGTGSHPTTRLCMEWLEQTVQPGQTVLDYGCGSGILAILAKKCGAGNVTGIDIDPQAVEAARQNSERNRADVTYGLPDDCPAGEFDIVVANILSNPLKLMASMLTSKVKPGGRIALSGVLARQADEVASVYARYVDIAVWREHEGWVCLAGTRRESH from the coding sequence ATGAGCTATCGGGAACTCGTCGCCGAGTTGCCCCGCGAGCACGCGGAGGCGCTGTCCGACGCGCTCGTCGAGCTGGGCGCGCTGTCGGTGTCCGTCGAGGATGCCGATGCCGACACGCCGGACGAGCAGCCGCTCTTCGGCGAACCTGGTCTCGTGCCCGAGCGCACGGCGTGGCAGCACTCGCGCGTGATCGCGCTCGTCGACGCCGCGCAGGACCCGGCGGTGCTGCTCGCCGCCGCCGCGAACGAAGCCGGCCTCGCCGAGACGCCGCGCTTCGAGTTGCGCGAAGTCGAAGAGCAGGACTGGGTGCGGCTCACGCAATCGCAATTCGACCCGATCCACATCGGCGAGAAGATCTGGGTCGTGCCGTCGTGGCACGACGCGCCGGAGCCCGATGCGCTCGTGCTTGAGCTCGATCCGGGCCTAGCGTTCGGCACGGGCAGCCACCCGACGACGCGCCTGTGCATGGAATGGCTCGAGCAGACGGTTCAGCCCGGCCAGACGGTGCTCGATTACGGCTGCGGCTCGGGCATTCTGGCGATCCTTGCAAAGAAGTGCGGCGCGGGCAACGTGACCGGCATCGACATCGATCCGCAAGCGGTCGAAGCGGCGCGCCAGAACAGCGAGCGCAATCGCGCGGACGTCACGTACGGCCTGCCCGACGACTGCCCCGCAGGCGAATTCGACATCGTCGTCGCGAACATCCTGTCGAATCCGCTGAAGCTGATGGCGTCGATGCTTACGTCGAAGGTGAAGCCGGGCGGGCGCATCGCGTTGTCGGGCGTGCTTGCGCGGCAGGCGGACGAAGTCGCGAGCGTCTACGCCCGCTATGTCGACATTGCCGTCTGGCGCGAACACGAAGGTTGGGTATGCCTCGCCGGAACGCGGCGGGAAAGCCATTAG
- the accC gene encoding acetyl-CoA carboxylase biotin carboxylase subunit, which produces MFEKILIANRGEIALRIQRACRELGVKTVVVYSEADKEAKYVKLADEAVCIGPAPSNLSYLNMPALISAAEVTDAEAIHPGYGFLSENADFAERVEQSGFTFIGPRPDTIRMMGDKVTAKQTMIRTGVPCVPGSDGALPDDPKEIVKIARSVGYPVIIKAAGGGGGRGMRVVHTEAALVNAVNMTREEAGRAFGNPQVYMEKFLENPRHIEIQVLSDSHKNAVWLGERDCSMQRRHQKVIEEAPAPGIARRLIDRIGDRCADACKKMGYLGAGTFEFLYENNEFYFIEMNTRVQVEHPVTELITGVDIVQEQIKIAAGEKLSFRQRDIQFRGHAIECRINAEDPFKFTPSPGRITSWHTPGGPGIRVDSHAYNGYFVPPNYDSMIGKLIAYGATREQAINRMRIALSEMVVEGILTNIPLHRELMLDSKFVEGGPSIHYLENRLAQKLQAAPEEA; this is translated from the coding sequence ATGTTTGAAAAAATCCTCATTGCCAACCGCGGGGAAATCGCGCTGCGCATTCAGCGCGCGTGCCGTGAGCTCGGCGTCAAGACGGTGGTCGTCTATTCCGAGGCCGACAAGGAAGCCAAGTACGTGAAGTTAGCCGACGAAGCGGTCTGTATCGGCCCCGCTCCGTCGAATCTGAGCTATCTAAACATGCCGGCCCTGATCAGCGCGGCCGAAGTCACCGACGCCGAGGCGATCCACCCGGGCTACGGCTTCCTGTCGGAAAACGCCGATTTCGCCGAGCGTGTCGAGCAGTCGGGCTTCACGTTCATCGGTCCGCGCCCGGACACGATCCGCATGATGGGCGACAAAGTCACCGCGAAGCAGACGATGATCCGCACCGGCGTGCCCTGCGTGCCGGGCTCGGACGGCGCGTTGCCGGATGATCCGAAGGAGATCGTGAAAATTGCGCGCTCGGTCGGCTATCCGGTGATCATCAAGGCGGCGGGCGGCGGCGGCGGACGCGGGATGCGCGTCGTCCACACCGAAGCGGCGCTCGTGAACGCGGTCAACATGACGCGCGAGGAAGCGGGCCGCGCGTTCGGCAATCCGCAGGTCTATATGGAGAAGTTCCTCGAAAATCCGCGCCACATCGAGATCCAGGTGCTCTCCGATTCGCACAAGAACGCGGTCTGGCTCGGCGAGCGCGACTGCTCGATGCAGCGCCGTCACCAGAAGGTGATCGAGGAAGCGCCCGCGCCCGGCATCGCACGCCGCCTGATCGACCGGATCGGCGACCGCTGCGCGGACGCGTGCAAGAAGATGGGCTACCTCGGCGCGGGCACGTTCGAGTTCCTGTACGAGAACAACGAGTTCTACTTCATCGAGATGAACACGCGCGTGCAGGTCGAGCATCCGGTGACGGAGCTGATCACGGGCGTCGACATCGTCCAGGAACAGATCAAGATCGCCGCGGGCGAGAAGCTGTCGTTCCGCCAGCGCGACATCCAGTTCCGCGGCCACGCGATCGAATGCCGGATCAACGCCGAAGATCCGTTCAAGTTCACGCCGTCGCCGGGCCGGATCACGTCTTGGCACACGCCGGGCGGCCCGGGCATCCGCGTCGATTCGCACGCGTACAATGGCTACTTCGTCCCGCCCAACTACGATTCGATGATCGGCAAGCTGATCGCCTACGGCGCGACGCGCGAGCAGGCGATCAACCGGATGCGCATCGCGCTGTCGGAAATGGTGGTCGAAGGCATCCTGACCAACATCCCGCTGCATCGCGAGCTGATGCTCGACTCGAAGTTCGTCGAAGGCGGCCCGAGCATCCACTATCTCGAGAACCGGCTCGCGCAGAAGCTGCAGGCCGCGCCGGAAGAAGCGTAA
- the accB gene encoding acetyl-CoA carboxylase biotin carboxyl carrier protein: MDLRKLKTLIDLVSESGISELEVTEGEGKVRIVKNAPPVYVQPSAGFAPQVSAPAPVLTVPTEGAGAAAPAAAPAAAAPQGHVVTSPMVGTFYRAPSPGADPFVQVGDTVKEGQTLCIIEAMKLLNEIESDKAGVIKEILVENGQAVEYGQPLFVIG, translated from the coding sequence ATGGACCTTCGCAAGCTGAAAACTCTGATCGACCTCGTCTCCGAATCCGGCATCTCCGAGCTGGAAGTCACCGAAGGCGAAGGCAAGGTGCGCATCGTCAAGAACGCGCCGCCGGTCTATGTGCAGCCGTCGGCCGGCTTCGCGCCGCAGGTGAGCGCCCCCGCCCCTGTACTGACGGTGCCGACCGAAGGCGCAGGCGCTGCGGCGCCTGCAGCGGCGCCCGCGGCCGCCGCGCCGCAGGGCCACGTCGTGACGTCGCCGATGGTCGGCACGTTCTACCGCGCGCCGTCGCCGGGCGCCGATCCGTTCGTCCAGGTCGGCGACACGGTCAAGGAAGGCCAGACGCTTTGCATCATCGAAGCGATGAAGCTGCTGAACGAAATCGAATCGGACAAGGCCGGCGTCATCAAGGAAATCCTCGTCGAGAACGGCCAGGCCGTCGAATACGGCCAGCCGCTTTTCGTGATCGGCTAA
- the aroQ gene encoding type II 3-dehydroquinate dehydratase has translation MTRLLVLHGPNLNLLGTREPEVYGRVTLEQIDQALAARAQEAGAELESFQSNHEGALVDRVQAARSDGTEFILINPAAYTHTSVAIRDALAGVGIPFVEIHLSNVHRREPFRHHSYFSDQAEGVICGLGWKGYLYALEYALDKLQGASRG, from the coding sequence ATGACACGATTGCTGGTGCTGCACGGCCCTAACCTGAACCTTCTCGGCACCCGGGAACCGGAGGTGTACGGTCGCGTGACGCTCGAGCAGATCGATCAGGCGCTGGCCGCGCGGGCGCAGGAGGCAGGTGCCGAGCTGGAGTCGTTCCAAAGCAACCATGAGGGCGCGCTCGTCGATCGCGTCCAGGCAGCGAGAAGCGACGGCACCGAGTTCATCCTGATCAATCCGGCCGCGTATACGCACACGAGCGTCGCGATCCGGGATGCGCTCGCGGGGGTCGGGATTCCGTTCGTCGAGATTCATCTGTCGAACGTGCACCGGCGCGAGCCGTTCAGGCATCACTCCTATTTCTCCGATCAGGCCGAAGGCGTGATCTGCGGCCTCGGCTGGAAAGGCTATCTGTACGCGCTCGAATACGCGCTCGACAAGCTGCAAGGCGCGTCGCGCGGCTGA
- a CDS encoding TlpA family protein disulfide reductase produces MNSKGIFAGIVIAAAAIAGGLAAGHWVRGNAAGSTPAGAPASAPAASSAVDTLWAASYPDVDGKPQRLAAFKGQKLVVNFWASWCGPCVEEMPELVRLSREYEKKGVRFIGIGVDSEQNVKNFLKKVPVDYPIVISGYGGADLARNFGNTAGALPFTVVIDETGKVRETKLGQIHPDELKRTLDTL; encoded by the coding sequence ATGAATAGCAAAGGAATTTTCGCAGGCATCGTGATCGCGGCCGCCGCGATCGCCGGCGGCCTCGCCGCCGGCCATTGGGTACGCGGCAACGCGGCGGGCAGCACGCCTGCCGGCGCACCGGCAAGCGCGCCCGCCGCGAGCAGCGCGGTCGACACGCTCTGGGCCGCGTCGTATCCGGATGTCGACGGCAAGCCGCAGCGGCTCGCGGCATTCAAGGGCCAGAAGCTCGTCGTCAATTTCTGGGCGTCGTGGTGCGGCCCCTGCGTCGAGGAGATGCCCGAGCTCGTGCGGCTTTCGCGCGAATACGAGAAGAAAGGCGTGCGTTTCATCGGAATCGGCGTCGATTCCGAGCAGAATGTGAAGAACTTCCTGAAGAAGGTGCCGGTCGATTATCCGATCGTCATTAGCGGCTACGGAGGCGCTGATCTAGCCCGGAATTTTGGCAATACCGCCGGCGCACTGCCTTTTACCGTCGTCATCGACGAAACCGGCAAGGTTCGCGAGACAAAATTGGGGCAAATTCATCCGGACGAACTGAAACGCACGCTCGATACGCTCTGA
- the mpl gene encoding UDP-N-acetylmuramate:L-alanyl-gamma-D-glutamyl-meso-diaminopimelate ligase: MHIHILGICGTFMGGLAVLARAAGHTVTGCDAGVYPPMSTQLEAQGIRLIEGYGAEQIDLKPDLFVIGNVVSRGNPLMEAILDRGLPYVSGPQWLGEHVLAGKWVLAVAGTHGKTTTSSMLAWILEDAGLNPGFLIGGVPLNFGVSARLTDSSFFVIEADEYDTAFFDKRSKFVHYRPRTAILNNLEFDHADIFPDLAAIETQFHHLVRTVPSVGRLVTNGREDALERVLSRGCWSDVERFGVDGGWQALPAEDGVPADERFAVYWRSERVGAVDWHVQGEHNRMNALAAIAAARHVGVPPAQAATALATFRNVKRRMEVRGSVDGVTVYDDFAHHPTAIETTIAGLRARIGRENTRILAVLEPRSNTMKLGVMKAQLPASLADADLVFGYGAPSGRDALGWSLPDALAPLGDKARAFDDLHALVKAVTVSARPGDHVLVMSNGGFGGVHQKLLDALSARGDAAPARGSM, translated from the coding sequence ATGCATATCCACATTCTCGGCATCTGCGGCACCTTCATGGGTGGTCTGGCCGTGCTCGCCCGCGCGGCGGGCCATACGGTGACCGGTTGCGACGCAGGCGTCTATCCGCCGATGAGCACGCAGCTCGAGGCGCAGGGCATCCGGCTGATCGAGGGCTACGGCGCGGAACAGATCGACCTGAAGCCCGATCTGTTCGTGATCGGCAACGTGGTGTCGCGCGGCAACCCGCTGATGGAGGCGATCCTCGATCGAGGGTTGCCTTACGTGTCCGGACCGCAATGGCTTGGCGAGCATGTGCTTGCAGGTAAGTGGGTGCTCGCTGTCGCCGGTACGCACGGCAAGACGACGACGAGTTCGATGCTCGCGTGGATTCTCGAAGACGCCGGCCTGAATCCGGGCTTCCTGATCGGCGGTGTGCCGCTGAACTTCGGTGTGTCCGCGCGGCTCACCGATTCGAGCTTCTTCGTGATCGAGGCGGACGAGTACGACACGGCGTTCTTCGATAAGCGTTCGAAATTCGTCCATTACCGGCCTCGAACCGCGATCCTGAATAACCTCGAATTCGATCATGCCGATATCTTTCCAGATCTTGCCGCGATCGAGACTCAATTTCATCATTTGGTGCGCACGGTGCCGAGCGTCGGCCGGCTCGTGACGAACGGCCGTGAAGACGCGCTCGAGCGCGTGCTGTCGCGCGGTTGCTGGAGCGATGTCGAGCGCTTCGGCGTCGACGGCGGGTGGCAGGCGTTGCCCGCGGAGGACGGCGTGCCGGCCGACGAGCGCTTCGCCGTGTACTGGCGCAGCGAGCGCGTCGGCGCCGTCGACTGGCACGTGCAAGGCGAACACAACCGGATGAATGCACTTGCGGCGATCGCGGCCGCGCGTCACGTGGGCGTGCCGCCCGCGCAGGCGGCCACGGCGCTCGCGACGTTTCGCAACGTCAAGCGCCGGATGGAAGTGCGCGGCAGCGTCGACGGCGTGACTGTCTACGACGATTTCGCACATCACCCGACCGCGATCGAGACGACGATCGCCGGGCTTCGCGCGCGCATCGGTCGTGAAAATACTCGCATCCTCGCCGTGCTGGAGCCGCGATCGAACACGATGAAGCTCGGCGTGATGAAGGCGCAGCTGCCGGCGAGCCTCGCCGATGCGGATCTCGTATTCGGCTACGGCGCGCCGAGCGGCCGCGACGCGCTCGGCTGGAGCCTGCCGGACGCGCTCGCGCCGCTCGGCGACAAGGCGCGCGCTTTCGACGATCTGCACGCGCTCGTGAAGGCCGTGACGGTGTCGGCGCGGCCGGGCGACCACGTGCTCGTGATGAGCAACGGCGGCTTCGGCGGCGTCCACCAGAAGTTGCTCGACGCGCTGTCTGCGCGTGGCGACGCGGCGCCGGCCCGGGGCAGCATGTGA
- a CDS encoding YqiA/YcfP family alpha/beta fold hydrolase: MILYLHGFRSSPQSFKARALAARLDELGRAHEWRCPALSVAPLAAIAAAEAEVAGAPAQRVTVIGSSLGGYYATWLAEQHGWRAVLLNPATQPQRDLRRHLGEQPLWHGGGTIVVEPHHLDELNALHVAAISRPERYYLFAATGDEVLDYREMLARYPGARTRVIEGSDHGISEFADYIDDVLAFCDAG; this comes from the coding sequence GTGATCCTGTATCTGCACGGCTTTCGTTCGTCGCCGCAGTCGTTCAAGGCGCGCGCGCTGGCTGCGCGGCTCGACGAACTCGGCCGTGCGCACGAATGGCGCTGCCCGGCGCTGTCGGTCGCGCCGCTCGCCGCGATCGCGGCCGCCGAGGCGGAAGTCGCCGGCGCGCCGGCGCAACGCGTCACCGTGATCGGCAGCTCGCTCGGCGGCTATTACGCGACATGGCTCGCGGAACAGCACGGCTGGCGCGCGGTGCTGCTGAATCCCGCGACGCAGCCGCAGCGGGATCTGCGCCGCCATCTCGGCGAGCAGCCGCTGTGGCACGGCGGCGGCACGATCGTCGTCGAGCCGCATCATCTGGACGAGCTGAACGCGCTGCACGTCGCGGCGATCTCGCGGCCCGAGCGCTACTATTTGTTCGCGGCGACGGGCGACGAGGTGCTCGACTACCGCGAGATGCTTGCGCGCTATCCGGGCGCGCGAACCCGCGTCATCGAAGGCAGCGATCACGGGATCAGTGAGTTTGCCGACTATATCGACGACGTTCTCGCATTTTGTGACGCCGGATAG